Genomic DNA from Xyrauchen texanus isolate HMW12.3.18 chromosome 28, RBS_HiC_50CHRs, whole genome shotgun sequence:
ATTTTGCTGTACAGTAGTGGCGTTAGAGGCAAGCTAAACTCTGCTGCAGGGATGTGATAAAACTAGCCTGACCAGTTTCCTAAATTCTGTTTACTTGCTACTGGATACTTGGAAGAGCTTCCAGAACCTGTGGCTAATCATCAAATAAACCAACATGCCGTGTCCATCACATGCATGAATTTGTAATGTTGTCAGTGTGAAGTTTAACCCAGGTAGTTAGCAGTGTTAGAATGAAACAACTTTCTGATTAACCAAATTTTTCTCACATTGTCTTCCGGTCATGTTGAACATAGAGCGAAATAAGAAGAATGGGTGCGTTCTTAGACAAGCCAAAGATGGAGAAGCATAATTCTCAAGGGGAGGGGAACGGTCTGCGCTATGGACTCAGCAGCATGCAAGGCTGGCGTGTGGAGATGGAGGACGCACACACAGCTGTGATGGGCCTGCCCCACGGCCTCAGCCTCTGGTCCTTTTTTGCTGTCTACGATGGGCATGCAGGCTCTCAGGTTGCCCGATATTGTTGTGAGCACCTGCTGGAACACATAACCAGCAACCGGGACTTCAGGGGAGGCTGCGCAGCAGTAGCAGGTGCAGAATTAGGAGGTTTTGAGCCCTCAGTGGAGAGTGTGAAATGCGGAATCCGTACAGGCTTCCTGCAGATCGACGAGCACATGCGGGCCATGTCGGAACGCAAGCATGGGGCGGACCGCAGCGGTTCCACTGCAGTAGGTGTCATGATCTCCCCTCATCATTTCTATTTCATCAACTGTGGTGACTCCAGGGCCTTGCTGAGCCGCAAGGGACGCGTTCACTTCTTCACCCAGGACCACAAACCCAGTAACCCCCTGGAAAAGGAGCGGATCCAGAATGCAGGTGGTTCGGTTATGATCCAGCGGGTCAACGGCTCTCTTGCTGTCTCCCGTGCTCTTGGCGACTTTGACTATAAGTGTGTGCATGGGAAAAGCCCCACTGAGCAGCTGGTGTCCCCAGAACCAGAAGTGTATGAGATTGAACGCTCCGAGGCAGAGGATGAATTTGTGGTACTGGCCTGCGATGGCATATGGGACGTCATGGCCAATGATGAACTGTGTGATTTTGTTCGTGCACGTTTGGAGGTGACCGATGATCTGGAACGAGTGTGTAATGAGATCGTCGACACCTGTTTGTACAAGGTAAGGTCAGTCAGATAAGCCATTTTTGGCCTTGGAgattgtcttaaagggatagttcacccaaaaaatttaattcatgccatctcaaacttgtatgactttcttctgcagaacacaaaccaagatattttgatggaggtatgaggtgtttttgtttaTACAGTGCAAGTAAGTgtggtccaacactttcaagcttaaaaaaaaagtcatggcACCATGAATGTTATCCATTggatggacaaaaacacctcatatcaaattatcttaatttgtgttccatagaagaaagacaTATGTGTTTGAGACGGCATTATAACACACTTCAAGAGTAAGTgcagagagaattattatttttgggtgaactgttccttttagCAGCTTGAGTAGGATGCTAAAAGTCCATGATGTATATGAATGTCATGTGTTTTCCCCCATCATAATAGTAAGAAATATcagtgagtgcaccttttaaattgATTTTAGAAGACTTTGGATGATATTTTTCTTTGTCTCTCACTCTCTAACTTGCCCTTTTACTCCTGTCTTTCTCTGTGTATTAACAGGGTAGTCGTGACAACATGAGTGTGGTGCTGGTATGTTTTCCTGGTGCCCCGAAAATCAACCCAGAAGCAGTGAAGAGAGAGGCAGAGCTAGATAAGTACCTGCAGAACAGAGAAGGTGGAGGTtgtaaaaagacaaataaatagaatCTAACATAATGAAAGAGGGAGTTAGAGAAGGTGAGCATTCTTACTTAATTTGGTGAGTTTGTTAGATGGCAGTTTACACTTGCACAAATAAGTATACGTTGCAGTTAACATAAAGTTTCCAATTAACGAATCCCCATATTGGAGAGGAAAGACTCGCTGTACTGTATTAGCACAGATAGGACCATTCAGGATACATTTTTCCAGAGTCTGAAGAAATAACAACAGTGTGACAGTTAGAGGCCTTTGATTATTTATTGCCAATATTGCAAAGCACTTACACAGTTTAGATATAGGCTGTAGCTTTACCAGAGGTTTTATTTCAGTGCATTCACTCTAGAGCTTACTATACGTCTGTTAACGTATTATTATTAGCTACTAATTTATGGTAAGTGCAATTTTAGATTAGGACAATGGAATGCCGAAAACCCAACACTTGGTTCTGCACTTTCTCATTAAAAGCTGCTATACTTAGAAgcatcttttattaataaaaagagAGACCAAATTTGAGATCTCAGTTAGAAtacaaaatgtttgtgttcaaaCAGAATGGATATAAAGTGTAGTGTAGCGTTCCATTTGTGTCAACTTGTCCTCAATGGCTTCGGATATTTGaaatagctgaaatattcatccaCTCGTACAAGCATGGGTTTCATTTGCACCTTTCTGTAATGTTGCAGTCATTATAAATGAGCGTGATTGTCAGGGCTCCACTGCTGATTACCTGAAATTGTAGCTGAAACTGTGTTTACTGTACACAACATGCAGTAGCTGTTGCCATGAGGATTTTATTCTGCATGATTCCTGTTCTGTAACTGTAAAATGGAACATTGTTGCCTTATTCCTAATTTACAGCGACTACCTTGATTAGAATTGATAGGTTAGAATTAGCACCCACCCCAACTGCTTCGAAGAGTACATTTAAATCCAATGGAGACTTGGTACTCAAGCATGCACCGTACTGATAGCACGATAACCTGCATGTACGCTACATTAAGAAAAAAACAGGGATAGCTCCTAATCAGAGTTAACTTGTGTTAAGTTAGTCTGACAGACGTTTTATACTCTGTCGATAATTTGCACAGTGTACATGTCTAACTCCTGCGGAATAGCTTTCGTCTGAACTGAACACAGTATCTGAAAGATTGTGTTGATGTTTCTCAATGCTCTCCAAGTTGTTTACTGTTTGTTGCCTCAAACTGACATTTTGTAAATTCTCTGGTTTGTGGATATAACTAGAGAAAAAACTAAGTTAGGAAATTGTTGGCACAGAGTGGGATCCAATCAGTCAGCACTTTTTATgagatttagaatttgttttcgCTACAATGATGTAACATTGATGGTACATTGTACCTCATGTTATGTCTTTTAAAACCTAATATAGATCATACCAACTCGTAataattcttaaagggatagttcacctaaaattaatccaaaaaataattatctcaccatttattcaccctcttgccattccagatgtgtatgactttcattcttctgcagagcacaaattaagatttttagatctcggctctgtaggtccatacaatgcaagtgaatgatgaccaaaatttggattctccaaaaagcacataaatacagcataaaagcaatacatAGGACTCATGTGGTTTATCCATGTCGTCTTAAGATATCTAATTGGTTTTGTGTGGGAACAGACCAAAAAAGCAGTCTCtgggcacaatcatgatttcaagctctagaTGGCTAGGAATGTGATCAAGATTGAAATAATTATCAccaagatttacagtgaagagagtaaagaaaaaaaaagagttctgttctcatccaaaatcgaTTGGACCGCTTAAGAGGACATGCATTAAAGCACTCGAGATTTATAGATTACCTTTATGTGGCTTTTGTGCTTTttgctctttgtttgtgttcagcagaagaaagtcatacacttctgggatggcatgagggtgagttcgttatgagagaattttcatttttgggtgaactatcccaggGAGACTGCAAAATCGTAAATGAATAACCTTGACCAAACGTTTtgatctttccccattcaagtagataggagctgctcttGAATGCCGCTTTTTTACATATAATAGACAAATAGCTGCCCgaaagcattccaaagatggctgccagaggactgacttgctagaaagactttggttagATTTAGGGATTGGGTAAGGGATTGAACTTTATGGTTACCTTTAAATTTGGGTTAGGAAAAAAATCTCAATAGCATAGATCattggtttgtttttttctctatgggagtaaaagtcgtctctttttgtacaagccaacttTTGCTTGTACGATTTTGTTGCATTGTACCAATTTCAATGACTTATGAGTCTGGAGTGGTAAATCCTGACAAGTTTTAGCAAAGCTTCCATATCTAAGACCATgaaagcattgtttatttttatcttttctcCTTTCAGTTTCCTTGATTTTCATATTTCTGCACCTCTTGGACTTAATTTGTAATGCAAGAATAGAAACTGATGCTTTTGCCTGCATTGTTAAAAGGTggggactttctttttttttgtcaaaattttCCCTTTTATCAAAAATTTCTCTTTCAATTAAATTCTCCAACAAGTTTTTAGCCTGTCTATGTATTTTGCCAGAAgatatatttttactataaaggaatatttcaccccaaaatgaaaattctctcattatttaccctcccccgtgtcatcccagatgtttatgttttctatcttctacagaacacaaatgaagatttttagaagaatatctcagcactgtaggtccatacaatgcaagtgaatggtggccagacatttgtaGCCCCAAAATTCacaaaagaaacataaaagtaatccatactactcgagtggttaaatccatgtattcttaaattatatgatagatgtgggtgagaaagagatacaaatatacacatattcacatgtgaaagtgaacatggagatttagagtaaaaaaaaaagacttacattttaagatttaggtttctcaccaacacctatcatatcacttcagaagatatagaattaaccactggagtcatatggattacttttatgtttcctttatttgaaatttggagctacaaaggtctgatcaccattcacttacattgtatggacctaaagagctgaaatgttcttctaaaactctttgtgttctgctgaagaaagaaagtcatacacatctgggatggcatgagggagagtaaatgatgagagaattttcattttggagtgagctatccctttaagatgcttaactgaatggggaaaaaaatcaaatgtgtgCCTGCTCTAAGAGAGATTAAAATGATTGTAGGTCACTCCTTTACCAAATCAATTATGGTTGAAATTTTGGTTGGGCTTGCTGTTTAGTCTCCTCACTATTTTACACATTTAGCTTGAAACAACATAAGATAATCCACTGTGTATTAACTCAGCCTTAATTATTTTCTTCCATAATAACGCaagattttttatgttttgacgAGACATAACATGTGATTATTAGGTCCTTCTGGGAGAGCCTTTATTTGTGCCTATGATTGTTAATCTATGGCCAGTTGTAGCATTCAATGTAACAAGTCATTTAAGgtgagttttgtttgtttagcatAGTCATTCTTTAAATGGCATAAACATTATTCCACACATGCACAATATTATTTTGCTTGTGCATTAGGTGAGGAAATTGCTTTAAACTGTTCACCTAACAAAGCACAACTCAAACCCCAGTTAATAATATATGGGGTGGGAGTCTTGCCTTAATTAAAAACAAGTCAGGACTTATCTGGGCCATAAAGTATCGTATCGGTTGCCTTGATTTCTGGGGAGTTGCGCAGTTGCCTGGAAACACTGTTGCACCACCAAATTGGGACAAGCTCTCTTTAGGGTAAAGATAAAGAACATGACAACAAATCTGTCCTTCAACCAAATCATTACTCATTAGCTTTTCAAAGAGGCATCCAAGTACAAATAAAGTAGGCCTTATAAACATAAGATAACCTCAAATTGTATCTTCTGGAGTATTAATCTAGGGCAAATAGACCCTTTTATTGTTGAATAATTGCGCTGTGTTGTGCTGTTGGTCCCTTTGTGTTATTTTTGTCTTTACCTCTCAGGTCCAAACTGACAAGCAACAGAGGacactatttatttaaattatttattgtctCAATAGTATTTTACCTCTTAAATGACACTGTCCATGCATTCCATTTTATTTAGCCAAATAAGCACTACTAATGCAACTAACAGCTTATATTCCCTTTTCCttgtatttattgttatttgtgaGTTATAGTCCATGTGAACAAAGTTATAAGAGTTAAAATGTCATGATGTATTGGGTTTCATCTAGTTTCTTCACATaacatttacatgttaaatgcTTTTCACTGTTCTATCAGAGTAGATTGGTCCAAGGTTGATGATGATGTATTGGTTGCAATCTATGGTCCTTTCTTAATCCAGCAGACtgtttgtgtctgtatttgtTCAAATTTACCTCTCAGAAGGTAACTGTTTTATAAAGCTCGTTTTGAAAGATTTTTCCAATGCTATTTCATAGAAAAGTATTTCAGTATTAAAGGGTGAGCACCCAGTATTTTATttctttaggttttatttttgtacattagTACCCGGGTATTAGCAATGTAGACAAACTGTGATCTTGTCATTCTGGGCTGTCAAAGATGATTCAAATAAAACTATTTAAGGAAACACTGAATTTGTGAGCTTTTTTAATTTAGCCCTAAATAGGGCAAGCCTGTAAAGATACCTCTGAAAATGAAACCTTGCTATTTTCCACCGCATTAGGGCCCACataatacatttccatttttacacattgcttttatttaaatcacaaaaataacattgaaaagacAAGAAAATATGCCTCGAGGTCAGCTGCCTTCTCAAAAAATGCTGCCTTTTTACTTTTAGATAAAGATTGTGGTTTGATGACAGAGTTTAAATACAGTACAATGTCACTCAGCATTTGCAGGGACCCCCTGGAGACCCCCTCCAGGATACAAAAGCCTGGATATTTGTCCATTTAATTTATGATTTGCTCCAGGGAAAATTAAATCATAGTAACCAGCTTTTCTGTGAATTTGTCTTAAATATTGCTTTAAATGAAGACTGTAGAAATGGGTATTGCCATTCTCACAATAGTCTGTCACTCAGTCAAaatcagtatttaaaaaaatcatccatATATTCAAAGACCAACGAAATCTGATCGAAAAATATCCTTTATTCAAGGCAGTGTGAATCACAGGGGACAACCATTAAAGTCTACCTTCCATGATTAAGCAGTAACTCATTGCCCACCATTATTAAACCATTCAGTATGTCTCTGTCTCTCCTGTCatagtttatttaaatgtatttctatatAAGAGACTGCTTAAGGAAAGTCTCCATTTTAAGTGTAGTGGATTGAGCACTGCTGTTGATAAATAAACTACTGTCTGTTTAAGGgagagttcagccaaaaatgaaaattctcatttactcacactcatgccattgaa
This window encodes:
- the ppm1ab gene encoding protein phosphatase, Mg2+/Mn2+ dependent, 1Ab, with the translated sequence MGAFLDKPKMEKHNSQGEGNGLRYGLSSMQGWRVEMEDAHTAVMGLPHGLSLWSFFAVYDGHAGSQVARYCCEHLLEHITSNRDFRGGCAAVAGAELGGFEPSVESVKCGIRTGFLQIDEHMRAMSERKHGADRSGSTAVGVMISPHHFYFINCGDSRALLSRKGRVHFFTQDHKPSNPLEKERIQNAGGSVMIQRVNGSLAVSRALGDFDYKCVHGKSPTEQLVSPEPEVYEIERSEAEDEFVVLACDGIWDVMANDELCDFVRARLEVTDDLERVCNEIVDTCLYKGSRDNMSVVLVCFPGAPKINPEAVKREAELDKYLQNREGGGCKKTNK